The genomic window CAATACTAGGATTTTTATTAACAATAGAAATGCACTACAGTGGCAATGCAAGAGTATTAACCAATACCAGTGTGCTACCAGAGCAAGACAATAAAGCAATATATTATCCCAAAGCCATTGTTCCTTTGATGTATTGCAGTACACTATACCATGATAAAAGCTCAGCTGCGTGTAGTAATGTTTTAGTGAAGCATCAGCAAGCATTGAAAAGTGTACAGAGCTGTATTTCAAGCATAGCCTGATAAATGCAAACACAGTAAGAGGTTATAAATGGTTCTCCAAGCTATTATATCTGATATTGTCAACAGACTGTAGGTTTATATggaaacaaccttttttttaaaaccaaaagatAATTGTAAgataatttataaatacattgtgcAGGGTGTCTCCTTATGTATAGGCAGTTTGAGGCatacagtgtttaaaatgatgtctGCTGTAATATGACACCCTTCTTGTGACCTagtatattataaatcacaacagATATTGTACTGAGAAATTTCTATTTTatgtaaaaagcttttttttttttacattataattgTGCATTGGAATTTTGACCTTAACTGTAATTGGATTATTTCTTATATGTGATTTCTAATATTAGTACTTCATAGATAAATCATGTCAAATGTATTAATGAAGCATTATAGACACTTAaaatatgcatatacagtatataaatacttCAAAAGGTCTGATTCTTTTGTGGGTTCCCATTTGACAGTTTTCTGTGGGGTTCAGTATTGTACTGTTGGTTCTTTGAACCCCAAGCTCCACATTAAGAAGCACCTGGTGTGTTCTTGTTACTCCAGTATTTCTGATCTGCTTTAGCTGTGGGAATCCCCCGCAGAGTGCTGGCACAGTTTAATGGCAAGCTGGGAGATTTTATCTGAGCCACCCTTTCAACAGCAGAGCCTTCCTGGAGATCATCTGTTTCAAAGACACAGGGGTGCTGCTTAATTAAGAGACTGTAAGTTAAAACTCTTAccgtttccccccccccccccccccccccccccccccccccccccccccccccccccccccgctctcccAGCATTTCCTAATCTCTGGTTCGCTGGTTTCAATTTACTTCAATCCTCTaatctcccctccctctctctctgcatctctctcCTCCCCTTACAGCCGGCTGGCTGCTATCTGATCTAGACTCCAGCTACATGATCTCTTGGAAACAAAACTCGGTCTCTCACAATAGTTGCTCGAACTGCTTTCAGGTGCTGAGCATCTAAGAAAGATGCCTCTGTTGCCTCACCTTTGATTTTTACTCCCCTTCTCTCCTCCCCTTCCTAATTTCCCTCCCTTTCCCCCCTTCCCAGAACCCCACtcccccatccccatccccaatCCCTCTCCCCTTTCCCCCTCTCGACAATGTTGTCATGCTGCCGCTGGCTGCAGCCTCTAGTCCAAGCCGGCCTCCTAATCTGTTCTGCCTTGCTGAATCACGCTGATCTTTGCCCGGCTCCCTGCCTCTGCCCGGACCCTCACACTGTTGATTGCAGCAGTCAAGGGCTTGGAAGCTTGCCGGATTTCATTCCCTTGGACATTCGAAGGCTTTTGCTGTCTGGTAACTGGATCGACCAAATCCCGGCAGATTTTCTCGTCCTCTACAGCGATCTGGTTTATCTGGACCTGCGGAACAATTCCCTTTCTGCAATAGAGCCCGGCACGTTTAGTACCTCCTCCAAACTAGTGTTCCTTGATCTGGGACAGAACAACTTGACGGAAATCCCAGCAGGCACCTTCTTGGAGTCTGGGAGCCTGATCAAGCTCCGTTTAGACAGTAACCCTTATCTGTCGTCGATCAGCGAAGACGCTTTTCATGGTCTGACATCCCTACgcgagctggagctggagagtAATGCCCTGTCCAGCATGAAGGTTGCATCCCTGAGCCAGTTGTCCTCATTGAAGGTCTTGAGGTTGGAGGACAATCCTTGGGTGTGCAACTGCAACTTTGCCAACCTGTATGCATGGCTAATGGCGAACTTAGACAGGCTTCCAAGAGGTAAGTTTACAGTGGTGAACTTTTGCTCATGAGCCAGTTGCCCAAGAGAGCTGTGTTATAGGTATTGTCGTCAAATGGTCAAAACTGTATTGTAAGTTTCTAGTGTTATGGTACCTAATCACATAACCTTAAATTCATATTGAGCTGTTCTACACTGTTCCAGAAACCAACAGCATACTTAAGAATTTCAAACTTTATGTGACTCAAAGCAGACACCCTAGCAGCATCCCTTCGCAAGTATAAATAAAGCCATGCTTAAAACGctcaatagaaaaaaatgtatcattGCTCAGcttggtatttgtttttatggTGCCCTTGTAGCTGTAACAACAGCACATGGTTTCACTTGAACATATCCAGCCAGTGTTTGGAGCTGTTAACATTAGAAAAATATTCCACACCTCAAAATAGAGTATGGTTGCATTTATGTACAAGCCCGTCTTAACTACTGGGTGAGAGCTGCAAATAAGAAATGAGGCTGTCAACTTCACTTCTCTGACAAAGcttgtttctttctcttttcaaCTGTATATACCATACATTTCAAATGTCTGTCCCAAAGCCAATACTAGAGAAACAAACAGAGACCTATTTACTAGGACACTTTGAAAAACTTGAGCACCTAAAGATAAATCAGTGTGAGCTGGTCATGTGAGCAAACAAGATGCAAAAGAGAAGTACATCAAATTCTCAAATTCTACCAGCTTTATCGAATTgagtgttatatattatattacatatccAAGATACTGGAATGTATCTGGAAAGCCACTTATCCCATTGTGGATTAGAATTAGATTCTGGGGATATTGTATATGGGCGTGCCTGTCTGCCTgtacatttgtccatctgtatgttGTACTTCcatttttgcatgtatttgaaaaaCTCTCATTTCATTTTGATGAATCTTTGTTGAAcattatttgccatgtttttggAAGTATCAGATTGAGGGGCTATATGGAGTTGTCTTTCTGTCTGCATGTCAACTTTCTTTCACACAGACAACTCTAATTTTTAATTGGCAAAAGTAGAGGGGTTGTATATTACTGACTTACTTGTTTTACTGaagcaaactatatatttttaatacaaatgttgtTTCAGTGAAAGGTAATCCTAAAATATTCCAATATAAatcaatacttaaaaaaaaaatgtgagcagTCTTTAAGGGCGGTGGATACAGCCCTTATGGGAAgaacacatatttttaatatatggtagaaaagtatgataattatatttttaatatatagaaattagtcccttttaaaatatattttagtctgcaatccatatatgtattttatatgttgaaaaaatattgtgcaccatatattttcattagtctaaTCTAATCCATgtcaaataaatatatggattacatactgaagtatattttaaatataggccatatatttgaaatttatagaaaacatgtgaaaaatgtAAGGATCATACTTtactaccatatattaaaaatatatgtttgagCCATAAGGGAGACCATGCATGCACTGTTTTGTTGTGCAGGCCATGGATAGACTAATCAGATACAGTTCCCATAGTAATAACATTGTGTCAGCTGGCGTCTTTGCTGAGGTCAATAGGGGTCTCTTTTACATCTGaccacatttttacaaaatgcttGAAATGGTCAAAAACAGAACAATCTGTGACCACTAGCTGTCCCGGGTTCAGATTGAATCTCTAATAGAAGACATCTCAGTGGCAACTCAATAAAATTGCTTAAATTACAGAATTACACCTGGATGGTGCTTCtaacattatttatattattgtgcACTTCTGAAGTTGCCTGCAGAAAATGTTAGAcagatttaaatttaaagtaattacacTAAAGGGCGAATGGaaatttttaaaatcaaatagtCTACCTCTTCATTCGCTTCCCTTTTTACTATCACCCCTTGTTTAGCTTGCATTTCAATAAGCTTTCTTAGCACTGAAAATCTAAAAGAAGGGAAAAAGGCTGAAGTTTCAACCCTAAAATCTTCTCATACTCTAGCTGCTACAGTGATAGAAAAAAGAGGATAGAGGGCAGAGAGGGAGATGAAAGGCTGAAAGGCTGAGATTGATAACTGGATCCGTGAAAAGGGCAAGAGGAAGCAAAGGGATAATTAATGAGGAGGCTGTGTAAAATGACCTTGTCTAACGTGTACACTTCACAATTAGATTagtgtttttgtgatgtggacagCTGCCTAAGGGAAACTTCATTTCCTAATGTTGTTCAATGACAATGCAGTGAGACAGCAATGCAACGGTTCTGTACGATGTTAGCACACTGACAACTAATCCACCTGCAGTGGCTGTCATTCATGTGGGCTTTGGGGTTCAAAGAACCCACAGAAAAATATTTAACCCCACAGTAAAGGGTCAAATGTGAACtcacaaaaaaagacaaatatttaaagccttttaaaatcttttttcttgTTAATGTAACTACATTTATTACTGGTTCTATAACacctttttaatacaatataaagtATTTTACATCCTGTATGAGAAATCACCCAATCACTTCCAGAACATCTGATCCTGTGTCATCCCAGGTATCAaacaaaccactatatatatatatatatatatatatatatatatatatatatatatatatatatatatatatatatatatatatataatttaaatttgcTATATTAGTAATCCACAAGTACAATATCTGTTTGTGATTTACAATAACTACAGTTTGTGTAGGGtgtctcattttaaaatacatcattttCACAGTTTGAACAACTTATCATCACTTTAAGAGACCTTCTACACACAGCATATCAGTGTGTAGTATACTGTACTTATCAGTGTATAGTATACTGTACCAGCAAAACAGGGTTAACTTGTAGACTGAAAGAATTAACCACGGGTCATGTCTCTCGCTCCCCAAGCCTCGTTTTTCTGGTACAATCACCAATCATTATTATAAGCACAGTATAAATTCCTATCCTGGTTATGGTGTATGTGAGAAATTCGTATAGCTTTGACAAAAAAGAGAAATTGATAATACACTGTTTTGACATTATTTTGAATTAGAatcattattattactggtaATTTTAAGGGGCTGTTATCTTTATCTGTTAGAAAGTAGCTTGCTAACACATTAACAAaagctgttcattttgttttaatggttaGTTATTGTATAGTAACccatttataaactaataaaaaaagttataacaATATTACTACAGTGATGTTATGTGATAAACAAATTAAACTCAATTTCAGTTCAATAATCCTGAAGATGTTTGCTGATTAGTTTAGCTGGCCTTGTATTATTAGCTTAGTTAAAAGTTGCAAGTTATTAtcaaaaaatgaataacatgTGTTCTCATGTAGTTCTCAGTGGAGCATCCCTAAAAGCTAAAGCAACACTAGAATCTAAAAACTCGCTTTTCAAGGCAAAGTTCAAGAAGACTAAACATCCACATACTCATAAGCATTTGTTCAGTTTATGATGCATTAATATCCTCCACAGTGATCACTACCTGTAGGTAATTGCCCCcttaaaatagattattattattattattattattattattattattattattattattattattattattattattatctaatagAAAAGCATTAAAGAATAAAATAGATTCCAGCACTGGTTTATATTTGCAGGAGTGCGCTGGCATTTATGGCCAGTGTATCAGACTGACTGTTGTAAATTACCAGTCTAAATGATTCAGCAGGATAACTTGCATATACATGATACACTCGTGTACAGAACTCTCGGGTTAAGCATGAATGAATGCAATCCATAATTTAGTGGAATACAGAATGACATCAAAGTTAAAGGCCAACGCAGGCCACTCCAGACCACTAATGGAAACTGCTATACACCGAAACGTCTAGAATACTCTAGCAGGCTTTTTATATAGCACAAATAATGTACTGTGTACTGCACTTAGCAATAAAACCGATCTGTGGCAATTTGTGTGTCTGAAGCGTAGGTTAAGAGGACTTAGTATGAGGCAGCTATCTAGCATTAGTGGATTCATTTGGCTAATATTAAATAATCTCTATATTACAGCCCATGGAGAAATATTAAACAAGTATATAGCCTGTTTCATACTTTCACTTTGTTTAGTTAGGAACAGGGGTAGCTTTGTTatacttttgaattattttgaGCCTAACTCTAATTGTCCATTCTGGACAGGATTGATAAGAGGGACTAGGctgcagtgtggcctagtggttagaactgagggactaGGTGGCAGAGTGGCCTAGTGGTTAAAACTGAGGGACTAGGTGGCAGAGTGGTGTAGTGATTAAAACTGAGGGACTAGgcggcagtgtggcctagtggttaaaACTGAGGGACTAGGTAGCAGAGTGGCCTAGTGGTTGGaactgaggggctgggagacagtgtggctgATTGGTTGGAGATGAAGGATTGGTGCATAGTAAGCTTTGTTGTAGGAGCTGAGGTCTCTTAAAAAGGAGTATTAAACAGAAATAGCTATAGATGCATCACAAGCCTTGTTCCAGCTTTCCTGATGAGTCCCACAGGCTCCAGTCTAATTCACAGTAAATCCTATGCCAACCAGtcctgtaaccctaaccctaatccatcATGAACAGACACATTCTGTAATGTGTCACCGCTGTAACTACAACGAAGGCGCCGTGTCAGCAGCATTGCTTCAAAGTGTCATTCTCCAGCACTAAAGAGTACTAAATAGTACTGTGAGAAACCATAAAGAAAGCTTAGTATAGGCTTGGCAAAGCACAGTGGAGCAAGATATAGCACATATTCTGAATGTATGGCAAAGCAAGCGAAAATGTACAAAGATAATTCAAGGATGTTGTGTTGCCTATACAGAAGAGCGCATAGAATGCCTCTATTCATTGAGCTATAGAAGCCTACTAATGTGAAATGATCAATGATAAATGACAATCTTACAGTTCATCATGAAGTCTAATACTTGCTTCACAAGTGCTGGTGTAAGgacaaactttatttatttatttatttatttatgtctacCATCATATCTGGAAATTGAACTGTCATCAATGCAAAGCCACTACAAAAGCAGCTACAGTATAATGGTTTGTGGCATATGAATGAATACCATGGCATCAGTATCAAACTATGTTCTATCTGAACCactataaaatatgtgtttcaaatgtattatgtTGCCATCAATGCAAAGCAAAACactatatcaaatatcaaactatacagagcatcaaaagaaacatatcagttatatttgagcatcagaaGAAATGTATCAGTTATATTTGAGCAGCAAAAGAAAGTTATCagttatatttggataaaattcactagatatgatcgaaaaatgacaaactctgttttaggcaggtgcagtgactttgtgctgattaacaattgacaacATGAAgttgctgcaaaatgatctgttgatcttgggcaggtgtagTGACTCtcggtctcccagttcgtggcctgtcattgacacaGTCTGTCTGGTTATACAGTCTTGTTAGATTTTAAATTGCTGTGAGCACCTAAGAatgcgagccacagtacgctgccctagtcctgctccaacatgtcgattgcacgaaggcgctgctctcttgacagacatggcatattttttttttttctgtgatttttttttattgcttttattcaagcttgtaattcaacaggtgaaatcactccatatccagagaacaatcaactgtctcactaattaggtgattaagtgcatatgcttcatggtcaaggatgaacgaTCGAGTGACTAAAAAGAAAcgaaaaacattttgtcaatgcccatcatttatataccttttttttttccaaaataaatgtgttataatagtggaacCACAATACCaatttaaacaacatgttttttcaAATCTTACAGGTTAATGCATTGAGTCAAAAAAACAGTGTATGCATGTATAATTAAATGCCCAGTCATTCAACGGCTGCATTGAAAATGTCTAGAATGCTTTTCACAATGGAGCAGCATAATGGCTTTGTGACTTGATTCTGCACTCATGAAAAGATGCAACCTCAGCTTCCTATTTCTGAGTGATACAGTGTATAATGCAATCTGAAggtaatttgaaaacatttatgcAACAGCATCATTCGGTAACTCTGGTGTGGAagtgaaaggcagtttaatttaccttataaaatacattactgagTAAGATTAAAGGCTTTATGTTGCATCTCATCTAGTTGTTGAATGCTGCTCTTCAATCCCCAGGGCTAGGTCTTTGCTGTCCTATGAATTTACAACCAGgagatattttaaaatctatcttATAAAAGGttcataagtaaaataaaatctcaTTAGTTTTGCTTCCTTTGTTTTGGTCATTCTTGTGCATTATAGGAATAATTTTGATAACTTTATGTCTACACCCCTTGGTGAAAGCTCACATACTCCTGTCATTTAGGACTTTATAAAATCACATCAAAGATTAGTTCACtgatttgtttataaaaataaaataaaaaattgaagaaatgtattttgcaatCATGGTGGAGTTTTGTCTCTAATTTAGTCAGACTAAATGTGTTGTTTAAGTTAGCAGTTTTGAACAGTTTGAAAATCTCACTTCTTATTTACGAGATTAAACTAAGAATCGTGAACACCAGACACAGTGCAGCTTAAAGGAAGCttgttttaaaatcccttttcttACCTTGTTAGCACTAACAATTTCATCACTGGTCACTTCAGTTTAAATATGCAGCTGCTGTAGTTCAAACTCATACCTgaaatcagaccatgtgacctacagcaaaggttgcagattttttaataatttaaaccttctgtgtacatccaaaaaaattaatgttttgtacactgccGTTATATctcctttcatatatatataatgtgtttgtgattgtgtgtgtgtgtgtgtgtgtgtgtgtgtgtgtgtgtgtgtgtatatatatatatatatatatatatatatatatatatatatatatatatatatatatacacacacacagtagtgtgcaaatatattagaacacctcaatatTGGCCATTTATTGAGCTttgcacacaaataaatattcatttactACAGAAATTagttatatgttttatttcaaactcaACTTACATGAAActaattcaaaactaaaaacacagctaTGTCTGAAAATGTCTTTAATACTAATATTCATTATGGCCATCTAGCTTTTCCAGCTACATTGATTAAATGTAACTTGCTTGTGATGTCAATAAGTCTATTAGTATTACTACTGTACTGCTTTTAGCAATTTTAGATTCTTCATTAATTATAACTCTCTATTTTGCCgtaaaatagttaaaatagtaCAAACCAAATGCTTAATTGTTCATTATCAACGCCCCTTCTGACGTGTGATTACTGTTGCCAGACCTACATGTCTTCCCTACATGTCTGTCATATGTAAGTGGTATATATACTCAACATCTTGATGTCAGGGAAATGCTTTAAAGCCTTATTTATTACTTCTTTAAAATGAGCGTAAGGGGGGCATCAGTACCTAATTGGAAgaattcaaaattaattttattgtcaATTCTGATGTCCCTTATAATAGTTTACCACAGCAAacgcatagcaaagtgtaataaagtttTAACTCGTTGTCAagcccagagagatatggtaaagcatattcaaatcATGGTAAATGGAAGGGAAAGACATGGGAAAACAACTAAATTAGTGGTACTACAGTACTGGTTTAGTATATTCATGGAGCAGCAGTTCAGAGGTACTGAATTTTGATTAAATGTGTTCTGAAAATCAAAGCTCTTTCTTTTGGTGACAAACCATATATTTCAATCCGTTGACAGAGTCTCTGATTTGACTTGTTTCTGTAGCCAGCGATGCTTCAGAGTCAAGGTTCCATGAAAAGAGCCAGCGGCTTCTGGTAAAAGAAGAACTAATACATCATTTTACACCTCATTGGGCTCACAGTCATTTCTGAAGAATTCAAAGAGACACAAACTTGGGAGGGAAGCTGGTACCTTCAATTAGGAGACATGGATGAAGACACAGTCCTCAACCAAGCGAAAAGTAGTTATAAAATTAGACCAACATTCTGACATCTCTGTCTCACATTGTCACTTCACCTGGAGGTAAACGCTCATGGAACATCCAAGCATTCAAGAGCATCTACATATGAATCTAATCCTATCCCATAACACCATCCCACCCCAACCTTTGCATCTAATCCTATCCCACATCACCATCCCACCACAAACCTTTAATTTAATCTGAACCCAGAAGTCACTAAACTGCTACTCAGTCTCCCAGCGGTATGATTGAATAGCACCTGTTGTAAAATACAATGGTCttgttagaccccacctagaatactgtgtgcagttctggtcacctccctacaaaaaatacatcattgcacTCGAGAAGGTACAGTGAAGGGCAACTCGGCTGATCTCAGGACTTGAtgcatgagctatgaggacaggttataaaattaaatctcttcagcctagaagaAGGAGGGAAAAAGGGGACTAGATTCAAGGCTCTAAAAGCATACATAGTATAGATAAAATGAACCCAAGatactacttcaaatttagcacagagagaagaacaagagggcataaatggaagctgagtaagtTTTTTACACAGAAAGTTAAAAaagcatggaatagcctaccagatGAAGTAGTAGGACCTAAAACACTTGGAacataaaaaaatagattatGTGCTGTTAAACGAGTTACCCCCAGTaagggagaatggtgtgctattAAAGGATGAGCCACAATGGGCCGAATAGctttttctcattcccaaacttgTTTTATGTTCCTATGTTCTGAAGAGCATATAATTTCAAAGAGTGAATGCTGAAGCATTTAGTACTGAGGGAATGAACAACACTTAACATAAGCCTTACTGTTCTCATTCTGCTTAATTGATAGGGAGGATTAATCGATGCAATCGGGACACAAAAGAACTGTGTGTCAGTATTGAATATCTCTGAATTAACTTAGCAGTGACGTTGGACATGGCACCACTCTGTCATACAAAGGTGACTCTCTTCCTTAGGGAGTCCTGTAGTCCAGTCCAGTGCTCACAGAACACAGCTGGGACTAGACATTTCATCATTGCTCTACAAATCCTGTAGTTCCCTCAGCCCTGACTTGGCCAATATGTGTAAACAGCTGCACTTCACCTGTTGTGCATAAGATCTAGCAAAATAATCCCAATAAATCATACCTGTTCAGTATTACCATCACTTAGGCCTCACATTTCCCTTCATAAAGGAGACATTCTGGTAagtgtgtatttgttgtatttgtttgcactGATCACTCCTTGAAGATATTGCACCACCTCTTTGTATTCTACTTCAAGAGGTCACATGAGGAACACATTGGGCTAGCTTCTCAAAGTTCTTTAGTCAtcatttgcaaaaacatttttaaagaaaaagcctTCAATAAACCAGCAAaccagaaattaaaaataaaaaactcataCATAgagtagaacaaaacaaaatgttgtcaaCCCATTGAGTCATTTGAAAAGCAACAATTTGTTGCTGAGGAGTTGCTTCTGAGAGTTGTATAGGAAATCAGACTCCCACAAGACTGATGTTTTCAACttctctgtgtattttgtgtgacCACTTAATGTGCAGCAGTGAAATATTTGATCGCATTATAAAACCACAACACATTATTCAGCAATGGGTTGGTTACCATAAAAGAACCCTCAACCTACCCTTTAATCGTCTCAGCTGTGGATTTGTGCTGTATTTGCCCCATGAGCCAGCTGCTCCCTACTGAAAATCATTTCCCAAATGATACCAACACAAAATATTATAAGGTAAAACAACACAAGCAGTAGATCATTTAGGCTGGCCATTACAGAAACATTATCACTGAAATCTCATTATAATGCTACCCTGAAGAAAACCCAGCATTACAAGAAACGACAACATGGTGGATTTGGAGAAAAAACTGAAAGCTGGTCCTGATAGAGTAGCAGACTGTCCAGTACTGATTTAGTACTGTAATGTTTAGAGAAAGGGAAACGGGTAGGTAATATTAACTATTCATAAGGTTAATTGTAACATTATGAAAACTAACATGAGAAAACTCATCCCATTGGCCAATAGGGACCTTTTACCTACTTGCATGACTAGTAGGTCATTACCTATTGCTAACTGTAACCATCCCCTTGTTATATCTCTTTTTCATTTTACGATTCTCAGCATGTTAAATGATAACATTCCTCAATGCTGTTCAGGTTTGGGTTCCAGCAGGGAGGAGGTGAAGTTGGAAGACTGGTTGTGATGGTGTTGTTTCTGGTTCCCTTGCAGGAGTGGACGGGATGCAGTGCTCGCTGCCCCTGGATGGGCGGAGAGTGAACTTGAGCCAGCTCTCGGAGGACAGTTTCCAGGCTTGCCAGCTGACCCTCACCCTCACCGACTATCTCATCATCATCTTCTCGGGCATCTCCGTCTCGGTGGCTGCCATCATGACCAGCTTCTTCCTGGCGTCCACTGTCCACTGCTTCCAGCGCTGGAGCAAGGCCAACAAAACTGATGAGGAAGAAGGCGAGGACTAGAGCCTGTGTCTTCACTGGAAACCATGAGACCAATGGGTGGACAACTCCGGTCTGGGAGTGCTGCTCCACAGGAGGTTAAATAGGTGGAATTAAATGCACTTCAGGACCCAGTCAGGGGTTAAATAGATGAAGTATTAAGCACATGGTTGGAACATGGACCTGAATTGGATATGCTGATATTTCTACCCTTATCTTGTACTACATACTTCTTACCTTCCATAATAAGCCAAAGAAGTGGATAATGATCTAAATGACCAATTTTTTCcaatcatttgttatttttagaaaagtCTGAAGGACAGGGTTTTCAATGATCTTCACTGCTCAGTAGCACATAGTACATGCGTTTTTGAAGTGTAATTATGAATGAATAGAGAATTATGTGGCATCTATTAATGCTTAATTTCAGGGTAACACAGTTTAGAATGTGTTCAAATGTTTAGGAAATCATTTATCATTCAATGCCAATAAATACTTAATTACACATGAATACACCTTGATTGGTAACCCTTAAGTATTAACAAGATATATTGCTATACAGTAGATATTTTTAAGAATGTATATGGCATAACTTTTACTTTATTGCAAATTAGCATTATACTTAAGTTc from Polyodon spathula isolate WHYD16114869_AA chromosome 16, ASM1765450v1, whole genome shotgun sequence includes these protein-coding regions:
- the LOC121329322 gene encoding leucine-rich repeat-containing protein 38-like; the encoded protein is MLSCCRWLQPLVQAGLLICSALLNHADLCPAPCLCPDPHTVDCSSQGLGSLPDFIPLDIRRLLLSGNWIDQIPADFLVLYSDLVYLDLRNNSLSAIEPGTFSTSSKLVFLDLGQNNLTEIPAGTFLESGSLIKLRLDSNPYLSSISEDAFHGLTSLRELELESNALSSMKVASLSQLSSLKVLRLEDNPWVCNCNFANLYAWLMANLDRLPRGVDGMQCSLPLDGRRVNLSQLSEDSFQACQLTLTLTDYLIIIFSGISVSVAAIMTSFFLASTVHCFQRWSKANKTDEEEGED